The nucleotide window TGTAATGAATGTGTCGTGAACCATGTCGTAGTTCGAATTGTCTTAAGTTATGAACTCgtcggcataaaatttttgtttGTTCAAATTGTTGTGATGATGCAGTCATTGTAAGTATTATGATGTTCCGGTGAAATGAATGTGCTGTCAACTCTGTTTTTGCAGTAAGGTGCAGCGCCTAGGCTTTGGGCGCTGCACTGTGAGGTGCAGCGCCTAGGCTTTGGGCGCTGCATTGTACAGTGCAGCGCCTGACAGTCAGGCGCTGCAGTGCTGTTAACTGCCAAACTGCAGAAACAGATTCCATTTTGGCAAATACAAATATTGAACAATTCAACTGAACAAATACCACAATACCACAATACCACAAACACTGAACAATTCAACTGAACAAATACCACGATACCATAATAATTTGAACATCACATCTTTTAGGACAACACAAATACCACAATAGTAAGAGTTCACCAACATATAACATAACCAAACAAGTTCATCAACCTAACGAAATGGCTACAAGAGAGCACTTCCATAGTAACAAACACTAATGCCTTCCGCGCGTGTTCCTGGTGCCACGCCTGCAGGCAATCTTCTTCTTCCTGGATGGACGAGCCTCCTCTTCCTGcacttcctcctccgcctccgcctccgcctcatGATCCAAGCTAGCCATCCGCGAGGTCCCTACGACCACCTTTGGGTTGCCTCTGTTGTCAAAGTCGTTGGGCGTGTACCGGCGTCTGGGCTGCCTAGGCTTGAACACATATGGGGACCGAAGTTGAGCGTCCGCCAAAGTCATGTCATCATCAAGCTCATCGCCCTATCACACAATCAAACAATATGGTGAAGACCGACGTCGTAATCAAGTGAGAATCACATCTAAAGGATTAGTCATACCTCTTGGGTGACCGCACCCTCATCATCCTGATAAGCATATGAGGAACTCACATCGTCCCTCTGATGGTGAGATGAGGGGTCTGATGGTGTACCAGACCTAGAGGCAGATGGTTCATCAATTTTGGGATCACGGCAACCGAGAAGATTCGATAACCGCCTTAACTTCCTGGCCTGACGCTGTAACATGAACAAGTGTGGAAGATATGAAACTCCGCAACATAGACTACCTCTCATAGTGAATGCGATTTGTACCTTGAGGAATGCTCGTAGTGGACCATCATCATTGCCTTTTCCAACCGGTGTTTCCTCCAGAATAGACTGGCTCTCATCAGCTGCTTTCTTGATCTCGGTGCGCTGCGGATGAGAAAGAATGAACACGTTAGCCATTCAAACATGTGTAATACGGCCAACGGGAAAGTAAAGAAGAAACACTTTACCACATAGTTAATCACCGGAACAGCAGGGACTCCGTGCCCTACCCTGACATCTCTGTTGTACTTCCCCTTTGATAGATCCTCAAAGTTTACGGGTTCTTCAAGAATATCCTCATTATATGCCGGCGGGCATATCTCAACTCGAGTATTTTCAAGAAGCCATCGTATGTAGTTATCAAAAGCAAGTGGACAATGCTCACGAAGCTTGGCGCGTGCACTGCTACGAGCTTCCTCCACACAAAACTGGAAGCGGGTAACATACGAAGCATGATGCTTGTCCCAGTCCTTTATCTTCCGCTGCCTTCTCCTGTCCAACCTGCATGGTACAAAACCAAACATTAGCAAAATCAAGGAGTGACGATGCTTAGTCAATACGGTTCATGCTGTCTTACCTATGAAGTGCTTTGACCAAACTGACGAGACACGCGATGTGGCAAATGAAACTCAACAGCCCAGTTGCATATCAGTGGGCACCGCATACGCCAGAGATCCCTATCCCGCAAGCACATCTGGTTGATGGTAAACTCCGGGGTGTACCCAAGTCTGTCATCGGCGCCATATGGCTGCCATTCCACCTATGAAATAGGGCAACAATGCAAAATTGGTGAATTTTTTTAGGCAAACATGAGAAATGACTGAAGTAATGACCTCGTTACCTGCTCAGGCGTAATCGTGTCCAACTCGGCAACGTACTTCTAGTACATGAGATTGACATTGTTCGTCATCTCGGAAACCACATCCCACTTGTAAGCCCAAGTGGGGCGCCGTAATTTGTCATCTTCATCTTCATACCAAGGATTAAACCTGACGCTCTTCGGGCGTCCAACAGGCAGACGCTCCCAGCTCCATACAGAAAGTAGAAGCATATTACCACCAATGCCTGCACTATCTGTGATCCTGCAACATGCATCGTCCAGCTGCATATGAAAGAAAAACAATGTTAACTTGACAGCAAGCTTGCATTGCTAATGAAGAAATGAGTTGATCACAAAACAGACCAACTACCTGTCGGTACAAGTAAGCAAGAGTCGCTGAACCCCAGCTCCATTTGCTATCGAAGACGGTCAACGCCTTCAGCCACATCCATGGAGTGTTCTTGCCAGTGGAGTCAGGAAACAAAGTCCTCGACACAACATACCACATGTAGACACGAGCATGTGTCTGGATCACGTCATCAGTGGCATCCGGAGGGCACGTCGCAAAGTGAGTTTGAATCCACGTGAAAGCAGCTCTGGATGCTTTCCTTTCCTTCTTATTcttctcttctccctcctctACATCAGCCTCAGCCTCGGTAGGAGCCATACCGATAAGAGCAATCATCTGCTCGCGCCACCCATCAGAATCGGTGCTCATACAGAGAGGCATCCCGTCGATAGCAAGACCGGTGATCAACGAGACATCCTCGAGCGTCACGGTCATCTCCCCAGTCCGAAGATGGAAACTATGCGTCTCCGGCCTCCACCGATCAGCAAGAGCGGACACCGGTGGAGCGTTCAGATTCGGCGTGGACCGGCTGACCAACTGAATCCACGGGAGTAGTCCTGCCTGCTTGATGTACGGTGTGTACCGCTCATCGTAAGGCATGGCAGGACCAGAGACCCCGTGATACCGAATCTTCAAAGGTTCAAGCTTCTGCAAAAAACAAGTAATGACAAATCTTAGGGCATGTAAATTTCAACTTAAGGCAAAATATTTAGATTACTCGTTATTACCATCTCCTTCTCGCGCATCATGTAGGCCCGGTGTTTCATGTCGTAGACATCATCGAGAAGCCAAACCATCCTTACAAAGTTCAAACAATAAACATATATGAGTTCATCTCAAATATCGGTAAACACTCAACATTTCATATGTGTTCATCTAAACATCTCATATGTATTCATCTACAAGAATCTCAACATCTCCTTCTCACACAATGAATAAATGATTGTAAATTCTCATATATATCTAGTATGTCATATGTGTTCAAGTAAATCAACATCTCATATTTCAAATAAACTCAACATTTAATATATATCTAAAAAAATTCAACATCTCACATATAGCTACAACACTCAACATCTCATAATTATCTACAAAACTAGGCATCTCATATATATCTAAAAAAAATTACAATCTAGGTTTCACTAACAAGAATCATATAGTGTGGGGGGGTCAAAAGTTCCACCTAATCTTGGGCAAACAAAGATCCAAACCAAGCAAATCAAAGGTTCCACCTAATCTTGGGCAAATCCCTAAAATTACAACGCATTTACGGAGAAAAAGAAAGGGAACAGAGGAGTTTACCTAGTAGGAGGGATTGGAGATCGAATCCGGGCCTCAAAACTTCAGATCTGAGAGGGATGTGGGGGGATCCGAAGGgagcgccgctgccgccgctcTCTGTAAACAGAGCAACTGCTCAGAGGGGGAAGAACTGCTGGGAGGGGCTGGCCCGATGCGGCTTAAGTCAATGTGCAGCGCCCAAGCCATAGGCGCTGCACATTACACAGTGTGGCGCCTATCCCTTGGGCGCTGCACTGCTGTCTGTGGGGCCGCAACCCAACCAGGGCTGCCATGCTGGCAGGAGGTGCGACGCCTAAGGCAGAGGCGCTGCACAGTGGTGTGTGGCGCCTAGCTGTCGGGCGCCACACGAAAGGGTCAGCAGAGTGAAATTTTTTCGAGAGCAGATCATTTTGTGATTTGATTTCGCCCTGAGGTCAAATATATGATTTTTGCCTTCGTTTCGAGCGGTCTGCTGCCGCCGTACCTCGAGCCGCCGGCGCCCCTTGCCGCAGCCTCTGCCGTGAACCGCCGCAGCTACCGAATGTAGGTCCATGCTGGCCGGATCCACCTGACTGTTGTGCTCGGCCGCCTCCTGCCGCACCTGCCGGCACACGCGCCAAGCCGCTTTCTGAACCGTCGGGCCGTCTCTGCTGATCTCCGCTCCTGCACCCACTTCTGACCCGTCCCGGGATCGCCTCTGCCCCCACAGCCGACGCCGTCGTGGAAACTTGTACATCAGTCGAACAAGAGAAGGCCAAATTAACACGCAAGAAGGCTTCATAAAAATCCTTCACGTGCTAGTTCCAAGGAACAAATTGCTCTTATACTACTCCCTACATTCCTCTACGTACACTCACGAACGCATGCGGCAGCCAAAACTTGAAGATGGAAGCCGGCGTTGCCCGCATCTCCGTGTCCGTGGCCGACCTACAGCATCGTCGCGTCCACATCCAACATCTCTGCATTGACAGTCGGCCACCGGCGTCATCGTGTCCACATCTAGCGTTTCCGCATTGACGGCCAAACTCCAGCGTTTTCGGTGTGTTGCTCGTATCTCCGCCTCCACCACGGTTGACCCGCCTTGCACCTCTAAGTCGTCGTGCTGAGAGCCGCCGCCCGCCGTGGATGATCCGTCTTGTGAGGAATCACGCACTACAATGGGTCCATGTCGGCCACAGCTAGGTGATTGCATCGTTCGGCGGTCATGGCGGGTCATATCACATCAGTCAAATGACAAGTGCTGATCACGTCAAGCCAAACTGCAAAAAGGTTTAATGGCTCAACTACCACAACGAAAAAAAATACAATGGTCAACATGATCCGGAGGGTCCCTTTTTGAGCCGCCCGGTGCCGCGCTTTAAACCACCACCTCTACCGCACCCATGAGAGAGTGGCTAAATCATTGTTGAAGTTACTGGAGGTGATCTATGGACGTTATATACAACTCATTTTTCGTCCAGACAAATCAGGTGAAAGCTGTCCAATCAATTTTTATTGATACATTGTTATTTTCTTTGAGAACAATTACTCCCGTTTGTGCAATTTCCTATGCAGAACAATTCATCATCACAAAAGAGGTCATCAAGCTATGGCCCTTGCCTACACCGGACGGGTCAATGGACATGGTCAATTATAACCCGCTGAGATTCAACATATTCCAGCAATCCACTGGTCATATCATGGTCAAGCATGGAGAGTCTcgaagccaactcctcgagtagtcttaa belongs to Triticum urartu cultivar G1812 chromosome 7, Tu2.1, whole genome shotgun sequence and includes:
- the LOC125519066 gene encoding protein MAIN-LIKE 1-like — translated: MVWLLDDVYDMKHRAYMMREKEMKLEPLKIRYHGVSGPAMPYDERYTPYIKQAGLLPWIQLVSRSTPNLNAPPVSALADRWRPETHSFHLRTGEMTVTLEDVSLITGLAIDGMPLCMSTDSDGWREQMIALIGMAPTEAEADVEEGEEKNKKERKASRAAFTWIQTHFATCPPDATDDVIQTHARVYMWYVVSRTLFPDSTGKNTPWMWLKALTVFDSKWSWGSATLAYLYRQLDDACCRITDSAGIGGNMLLLSVWSWERLPVGRPKSVRFNPWYEDEDDKLRRPTWAYKWDVVSEMTNNVNLMY
- the LOC125522634 gene encoding uncharacterized protein LOC125522634 encodes the protein MFGFVPCRLDRRRQRKIKDWDKHHASYVTRFQFCVEEARSSARAKLREHCPLAFDNYIRWLLENTRVEICPPAYNEDILEEPVNFEDLSKGKYNRDVRVGHGVPAVPVINYVRTEIKKAADESQSILEETPVGKGNDDGPLRAFLKRQARKLRRLSNLLGCRDPKIDEPSASRSGTPSDPSSHHQRDDVSSSYAYQDDEGAVTQEGDELDDDMTLADAQLRSPYVFKPRQPRRRYTPNDFDNRGNPKVVVGTSRMASLDHEAEAEAEEEVQEEEARPSRKKKIACRRGTRNTRGRH